A single genomic interval of Corvus cornix cornix isolate S_Up_H32 chromosome 1, ASM73873v5, whole genome shotgun sequence harbors:
- the WBP4 gene encoding WW domain-binding protein 4: MADYWKSQPKKFCDYCKCWIADNRPSIEFHERGKNHKENVAKRISEIKKKSLEKAKEEENMSKEFAAMEEAAMKAYQEDMKRLGIKPDDVGSSSTQSKMQSNTVETKGKKEKKEKKEKKEKKKKTSQDASMPAKIDTKEWVQGLSPEGYTYYYNTKTGESQWEKPKGFQGNSQNSQTGAEWVEGVTEDGHTYYYNTQTGVSTWEKPDGFVSSSNEKGQHDKPAETESESDSEDSENEAESPETNFKRKGDNGEESEEGKKSPKAKKLSPYGKWREVKSEETVDKEESTSASQETSSDGSNKTNPYGKWKALKEVGEEQEEEEAGEKVDLELPSTESDNVAPPVLEDPEEETVIFREKTVTSLGDLTEGVPTFKKRKFENGKSRNLRQRLSDHIPRYANLCITAVPCFWCPPPSPLLC, translated from the exons AT ggCCGATTACTGGAAATCTCAGCCTAAAAAATTCTGCGATTACTGCAAGTGCTGGATAGCAGACAACAGACCT AGCATTGAGTTtcatgaaagaggaaagaatcATAAAGAAAATGTGGCAAAAAGAATTAGTGAG attaaaaagaaaagcttggaaaaggcaaaagaagaagaaaacatgtcAAAAGAATTTGCAGCAATGGAGGAGGCTGCAATGAAAGCATATCAAGAGGATATGAAAAGGCTTGGAATTAAGCCAG atgATGTAGGTTCCAGTTCAACACAGAGTAAAATGCAGAGCAACACAGTGGAAactaaaggaaagaaagaaaagaaagagaagaaagaaaagaaagaaaagaaaaaaaagacatctcaGGATGCCTCAATGCCAGCAAAAATTGATACGAAGGAGTGGGTGCAAGGATTATCTCCTGAAGGCTATACATACTACTACAACACAAAAACTGGAG aatcACAGTGGGAGAAACCTAAAGGATTCCAAGGCAACTCTCAAAACTCACAAACG GGAGCAGAGTGGGTAGAAGGTGTCACTGAAGATGGTCATACCTATTACTATAACACACAGACTGGAG TATCCACATGGGAGAAACCGGatggttttgtttcctcttcaaATGAGAAGGGTCAGCATGACAAGCCTGCTGAAACAGAGTCTGAATCAGACTCAGAAGATAGTGAGAATGAAGCAGAGAGTCCAGAAACAAACTTCAAG agGAAAGGAGATAATGGTGAAGAatcagaggaagggaaaaaatctcCTAAAGCTAAAAAGTTAAGCCCTTATGGGAAATGGCGAGAAGTTAAGTCAGAAGAAACCGTGGATAAGGAGGAGAGTACATCAGCTTCCCAAGAAACTTCTAGTGATGGATCTAACAAGACCAACCCTTACGGAAAATGGAAAGCACTTAAGGAAGTAGGGgaagaacaagaagaagaagaagcagg TGAAAAAGTGGACCTGGAGCTTCCAAGTACAGAGAGTGACAATGTGGCACCCCCAGTGCTAGAGGATCCAGAAGAGGAAACAGTGATATTTAGGGAGAAGACAGTCACCTCCCTTGGAGACCTGACAGAAGGGGTGCCAACATTTAAGAAGAGGaaatttgaaaatggaaaatctaGAAACTTAAGACAAAGACTAAGTGATCA TATTCCCAGATATGCAAATCTCTGTATCACCGCTGTGCCGTGTTTCTGGTGTCCTCCACCttctcccctgctctgctga